The Pseudoalteromonas tunicata genome segment TGGTAAATAATTTTTTAAATGGGGGGGCTGCCATTAATTGTTTTGCCCGTACTTTAGGTTGGCAACTTAAGGTGATTGACTGTGGTATTTTAACCGATATCACCCACCCTTCATTAATCAAAAGCCGTTTAGGTCAGTGCACTGGTGACATTAGCAAAGCGCCTGCAATGGATAAGCTACAGCTCGACCAAGCATTTTCATTTTGTGATGATTTTATCGCTCAACTTGCCAGACAAGGCACTAACCTATTAGGATTTGGCGAAATGGGCATTGGCAATACTTCGCCAGCCGCGGCATTGTGCGCAGCACTTTTGAAACTGCCAGCCTCACAGACGATTGGCGCTGGCACTGGCATTAATTCAAGCCAACTTGAAGCCAAACTTAAACTAATAGAGTGCGCCCTTGCCCGCCTAACGAATCTTGCAGACCTGACACCAGAGCAACTGTTACTTGAACTTGGTGGCTTTGAAATTTCGCATTTGGTGGCTGCCATTTTGGCGGGGTTTAAACATAATATGATTCTGCTGATTGATGGCTTTATTGTCACCGCAGCGGCATTGATTGCGATAAAAATTAATCCAAAATGCCAAGAAAACATGGTCTTTGCCCATTGCTCGATGGAACAAGCCCACCAAAAAATGTTGCGCTCAATTAATGCTGAACCACTATTAGATTTAGGCTTACGATTAGGCGAAGGAACAGGTGCTGCGCTTGCATTACCTTTAGTACTTGCTGCGGCCAGCTTTTTTAATGACATGGCCAGTTTTACTGAGGTTGGAATTGAGCTGTGATAAGCCTGCGTAATCAATGGTCTATATTTTTAATCGCGCTTGGTTTTTTAACTCGCATACCTATTGGAATCGTTGACTTTAGTCCAGAAAAGCTCAATAAGGCCAGCCGTTATTTTGCTCTGGTTGGAGCGCTGATTGGCTTGTTATGCGCGGCAGTATTTTTGACCGCACATTTAGTATTAAGCCAAGAAATTGCGATTTTATTGAGTATGGTGGTTGGTTTTTACTTAACGGGTGGTTTTCACGAAGATGGCCTAGCTGATGTATGCGATGGTTTTGGTGGTGGTTATACCAAAATACGCAAACTTGAAATCATGAAAGATTCCCGAGTGGGTACTTATGGCAGTCTAGGGCTTTTCAGTGCCCTGCTATTAAAGTTTTTATTACTGAATGAACTGGCAGATCCTGCTATTGCTTTAATTCTAATGCACACCTTAAGTCGCACCCTTGCCAGTAGTATCATATTTTCAGCACACTATGCCAGTGCCGATTTAATCAGTAAAACCAAACCGTTAGCTAATAGTATGAGCCTGACTTCATTACTTATTTTACTGATAAGTACCGCACTTATACTCGCTTTAAGCACTTTTGTTTATTTAACCATAAGCAATTTAGTGATCTTAATCCTAATTTTAGTTGTACTACGCAGCATATTAATCAAATGGTTTGAACACCATTTAGACGGTTACACCGGTGACTGCTTGGGTTTTGCCCAACAAACAAGTGAATTGCTCGGTTACCTCACCCTTATTATTTTATTAGGAACTCCCGATGTCAGATAAAGAAACACGCCACAAAGAACGCCAAGAAAAACTAAAACAAGCTGTCGATACTAAAATCGCCAATGCACAAACAGTAAAAGGTTTGATGATTGTAATAACTGGTAATGGTAAAGGAAAATCGACTTCAGGTTTTGGTACTGTCGCCCGTGGTGTTGGTCATGGTTTAAAATGTGCTGTGGCGCAATTTATTAAAGGCAATTGGGAATGCGGTGAACGCGCACTCCTTGAAAAAAATGGCGTTGAATTTCATGTAATGGGTACCGGATTTACCTGGAATACGCAAGACCGCATTGCAGATACCGAAGCAGCATTAGCTATTTGGGAAAAATGTGAACAAATGCTACAAGACGAAAGCCTTGATTTAGTCTTACTCGACGAGCTAACTTACATGATCACTTATGATTATGTGCCACTTGAGCGCGTATTAACGGCGCTGCGAAATCGCCCCTTCATGCAAAGCGTGGTTGTTACAGGGCGTGCTGCGCATCGTGAATTAACCGAAATGGCAGATACCGTATCAGAGGTCAGAAATGTAAAACATGCATTTGATTCTGGTGTCAAAGCCCTCAAAGGCGTTGATTGGTAAAAATAGCGTCCAATTTAAATTACTCGACACATCAATAGTTAAACGAAACAAAACGTTAAATAGAGATGTGTCGAATTGCACACTTACTTACACATTGTTGCTTTTTGTTAACATCGTCGAATATCAAATCATTCATACTTTAATGGTTACTCACCTATGGATGAATCGTCATGAAAAAGTCTCTCTTAGTCGTCGCTGCGTGCTCTTTTTTAGTGAGCCTTAATGCTCAAGCCGCTGCAGATCGATTTATCGCCGCCAACAACTCTAAAGAAACACGTATTTGTATGGCAACAGCAAGTAATCGACCTATTGCGCTTATTGTTGCACTAAAAGAGCAATCTATGAGTCGAAAATCGGCAAATCAATATATTCGTTGTAATGATACTCCACTTGCAGTTTTTGCAAGGGTCTATGAGTTAAATAAAACGGGTCATTATCTAAAATATGAGAATGTATCAAGTACCTATATTAAAGATATTACAATGACAGCAGGAGATTCGGTGGTTATTGCAGGTTCACGCTAATATTTTGTGATGCTACACAATTCAAAAACCGCTCATAGTTCGAGCGGTTTTTTATGATTTTAATTTATTAAATCATGTTTGCTACTAAACCAAATAAACCGCCAAATACCCCACCCCAGACCACTAACCAGCCTAAGTGTGCTTTTATCATCTGCTGCACCATTTCTTTTACCATTTGAGGAGTTAATTCGAGTAAGCGTGCATCAATAATGGTTGCGACTTTATGCTGTAACTCACCAATAACTTGAGGTTTTGCAATTTGTGCTTTGAGTAACTCATTAAAGTCATCCGTTTGCGTTATTTCAATCATTGAAGCTTTCATTTTCTCCACAAACGGCTGTTTCATTGGCTCAAGTGCTTCGGTGCCACCAAACATCGCCAACATGCCACCAAATTGGGAGTTTTGCACTACATCGACCAAAGAATCAAACGCAGGGCTTAAGTCAACTTGCTCAATAATGGGTGTTAATTCAAAATGATGAGCGTGACCATTTTGTTCTGACATAAACTTATTGATATTTTCTTCAGTAAAAAACTGCTCCATAATCAGGGTTTTTATCGCTGCTTTAAACTCTTCAAATTTTGCCGGGATCACACCTGAACCATATAAGAGAGGGACTTTTTCAAACAACATATGCACCGCAAGCCAATTTGTAAAAGCACCCGATAACGCAAATAATCCGACAGAAAATAATAAAGCTTGATTAAATACATATCCGCATAAAACTAACAATAATGTAACCAAATTAGTTACTAAACTTTTATTCACATGCTCTCCCAACATCAATAAATACTGATACGACACGGTGTGCCAAAACGTAGCTATTGTATGCGCATCAAAGCGGTTATGACAAGCCGACAGAGCAGCGCTTTTTAACTAAAAATAATGAATCTATTATTTGCAGCAAATCATTAAAAAATTAACAGTTTTATGATTTTTTAACCATACTTTAAAGCGTCAACTCCAATCCTGAATGTTACTTCAACTTAGAGTGAACAATCTATGTGGCATACCATAGCTAAACAAATTAGTGAGAATTTAAATATCGATTTTGTGATTACTCACAAAGAACAGCTTAATCAAGGTGCACAAACCTTGGCTTTTAAAATTTCTGATGGTCAACATCACTTCTTTGTTAAATTAAATGAGCTTAATGGTCTGGATCAATTTGAAGCAGAAAGTTTCAATTTGACTGAACTTACCTTACATAGCACGTTTTTTGTCCCCGACTGTATTTGTACAGGGATCACCTTAGATCACAGCTTTATTGTGCTTGAATGGTTAACCTTTTCGAATCAAAGTACCGATAATTGGCAGCAATTAGGTGAAGGCTTGGCCCAAATGCACCAAAAACATGAACAGGCGATGTTTGGCTGGCAACAAGATAATTTTTTGGGTAAAAGCATTCAAACAAATCGGTGGCATAAGCGGTGGGATATTTTTTTTGCTGAGCAACGTATTGGTTGGCAATTACAGTTATTACACGAAAAAGGGCTGCACTTTTGTGATATCAACGAATTTATTGAAATTACCAAACATACCTTGCATAACCATGTTATTGAACCTTCATTGTTACATGGTCATTTATGGCGAGGAAACGTTGGATTTGTCAATCACCAAGCCGCCGTATTTGATGCTGCTTGTTATTATGGTGACCGAGAAGTCGATTTAGCCATGAGTGAACTATTTGGTCATTTTCCCGCAGACTTTTATCACGCATACCAAGCCCACTATCCGTTATCTGCTACTGCAAGCGAACGTAAACCTTTTTACCAACTTTACTATTTGCTCAATCAAGCGAATGTTTTTCAAGGTATGTACTTAACGCAAGCTAAATCACTTATTAAGCAGCTTATCGAGCGTAATTAGAGATAATTTAACCCTCTTGAACTACACTTTATTAATTACAAATTACACAATTGAGTCGTTTTTATGAAAAACCATAAAATGCAATCAATTAGCTGCCCTCACTGTGGCCATCATGTATTTGTTGAAATTGATACTACCTGTGGCGACCAAGACTATTACGAAGATTGCTCAGCCTGTTGTAACCCTATTCACCTCAATATGCATATCGATGATTTACACCACAAGATTGAACTTCATATCGATAGCGATGATGAACAAGTGTTTTAAACTAAAAACCATCTGTTTTTATCAAACAGATGGTTTTTTTAACGTTTAGACACTGCTTTTTTAGCTGTGATGACGTTTCATATAACGTTCAATTGTCTCAACTATGGTGTAGGTTTGCTGATCAACCTCAATATTAACTAAACTGCCTTCACTTAATAATCCAAGATTAGTCACTCCGAGTGTTTCGGGAATTAAATGCAGATAAAAACCTTGCTCCGTCACGTCACCAACCGTTAAGCTTGCGCCATTCACACATACAAAGCCTTTATGCAGAATATAATTTAACCATTTTGGCTCAAGTGTGAGGTAAAAAAAGCAGTTATCACCGGTGTGCTCTATGGTCTGAACTTTAGCCGTAGTATGAATATGACCCGATACAATGTGACCACCTAATTCAGTACCAAACGTCACTGAACGCTCCAAATTAACTTGATGACCTTGTTGTAATTCACCTAAATTTGTTAAACGTAACGTTTCATCAATAATATCAAAATGGACTTGGCCAACCACATCCTTCATCCCCAGCTCGTAATGCACCACAGTCAAGCAACAACCATTAACGGCAATACTTGCGCCAATATCAAGCTGCCTTAAATATTGACCAGATACAGACAACACCAAACGTTTTACCCCTTCACTTTGGGTAATAGCAACAACTGAGGCTTTAGTTTGAACAATACCGGTAAACATTTTATTTTCCTTATCTAAGGTAATTTAGATTACAATCACGGTTCTTTTTATTTTTACATCTAAGATACACATGCGATTTAGTCCCTGGGAAGCAAAGTACCTATTGCGTTTAGCAATTCCTGTTTTTATTGCACAAGTCATTCAAGTTCTCATGGGCGTGGTTGATACTATCATGGCCGGTCAAGTCAGTCCCACTGATTTAGCTGCTTTATCGATAGCAACCGGCTTATGGATCCCTGTAATGTTGACTTTACAAGGAATTTTACTGGCATTAACTGGCATCGTTGCCCAGCATCATGGTGCCAACGATCAAAACAGTATTCGCCAACAATTTCACCAAGCCCTTTATCTCGCTTTTGGCTTAACAATTGTTGGTTTTGTTGTCATTAACTGGGTCAGCATTCCGATTAGTTACATCAATATGGAACCCGCTGTAGCAGCCATGAGTTTGGATTATATTAACTTTGTCAAATTCGGCCTGCCTGCTTATTTGTTATTTTGCACCTTTAGAAATGTTGCTGAAGGCAAAACACTAACAAAACCTGCTCTTTTTATTAGTGTATTAGGTCTTGCGGTCAATATTCCGGCAAATTATATTTTTATCCATGGTAAATTTGGTATGCCTACTTTAGGTGGTGCTGGCTGTGGTGTTGCTACTGCGATTGTATACTGGGCGATGGCAGCGGGCATGATAACCTATAGCTATTTCAGTAAAAAAATTGATGGCCGTTTCTTACTCAAAAATCCTATGAAACCTGATTTTCCTGCTATCTACAGCATGTTTAAAATGGGTTTGCCTATCTCTTTAGCAACCTTTTTTGAAGTAACTTTATTTGCTTGTATTCCCCTGTTTATTGCCAGCATGGGCGCTGTGGTGGTATCTGGGCATCAAGTAGCAGCGAGTGTCTCAACAGTGCTGTTTATGATGCCACTTAGCCTCGCAATGGCCATTACCATTCGTGTTGGTAATCTTGCAGGGCAAAAAAATTACTCGCAAATGAAACAAGCCATCTTTACTAGTTTTATGCTTGCTATCGGCATATCAGCAATTGTTGCGAGCATCACCTTTATTGGTCGAGAATTTATTAGCGGAATTTATTCAGATGATCCTGAGGTCATAATCTTAGCTTCATCTATTTTGGTCCTCGCATGTTTTTATCAACTCCCTGATGCACTACAAGTGGCTGCAAATGGCGTATTAAGGGGTTTAAAATATACCAAACCAATTTCATATATCACCTTTTTATCCTACTGGGTGATCGGGTTTAGTTTAGGTTATGTATTGGCTCGTACAGACTTAATAGTTGAGCCACTTGGTCCTCACGGGTTTTGGCTTGGCATCATTGTAGGACTAACGATTGCGGCGGTGCTGTTAATAACCACCGTAGTTAAACGACTTAAAAATGAAACCTATAACTAACGTCATATTATTGCTTTTATGCCTCACAGGGTGCTCACCATCACCCAGTGAGGATTACAACACCTATATTAAACGTTTACATAATACCCTTGATTTTCCAGCAGAACCGCGCAATGACATTCAGGCAATTAAGATTAATCTGCCGCCTTTTGCAACGCAAAATACCAATCAATTTAATATTTTAGAACTGGCCAAAATCAATCAGTGCCATTTAAGCCAACTGATTGCACAGCATAACAACCAACTCGGTAAAACAGCCCTGCCGAGCTTACAACTTAAATACCAAATTGAGTTTTTAAAGCATAGCGAAAGCTGCCAAAACCAACTGCAAGATCAAGAAAAAATAGTCAATATTCTCGCAAAAGTAAGCCTGCAAAAACGGCAAACAATTTACGCGCAATTTAAACACTTTTTACTGACCGAGGCTGAAACAAAAAGTTTATTCACCCTTAGCAGTCAAGAACTTATAAATGAGGAAGCCGCTGGCTTAAGTGATACTTTAAGTGCGCTTGCTATCTTAAAAGAATGGGACCAAGCACTTAAGTTAGCCGATGTTGAACACACAAATACCGACGATTTAATGCTTGCATTAACACTCCTCAAACAAACACAATTTAGCGCCAAACTCATCCTCAGTATGCAAAAACAAATTGCGCTTAATCAACAACTGACTGCGAGTTTATCGAATATAGACTTGGCGCAATTTTGCCCTCTGGGTAAAAGTAATCCTAAGGTAGCAATCTTTAGTAATATCTTTACTCGCTTTTATTTACAAAACTTACAGGGCTATCAAGCGCAATTAATCGGTCAATTTCAACAACTCAAGCCTTATTTATCACTACTTTGGCATGATGAAAATGGTCATCTCATCGCTGCCGAATTGAGTCATATCATTGGTAATTCAGAAATAACCAACTTGCAAAGTCAATTGAGTCTTAGCGCCAAAAAACACGTGCAGTGGTGGCAACAATTTTACCAAATCTGTAAAATTGCACCAAAATGAGTAAAAAAACGGCAAACAAATCAAAATATTAAATTCAGGCTTGATCCACATACCAACTCACTATATATTAGCGACCAGTTAAGGCACAGCCCTAGCAATATAGTACGACCGTAGCTCAGTTGGTTAGAGCACTACCTTGACATGGTAGGGGTCGGTGGTTCGAATCCACTCGGTCGTACCAACTCTTTACAAGTTAAAACCTGCAATACAACCGTAGCTCAGTTGGTTAGAGCACTACCTTGACATGGTAGGGGTCGGTGGTTCGAATCCACTCGGTTGTACCAAAACTTCATTTTATCCCAATAAATCATTAATTTAAAAACTTATAAATTTTCTATTTTGCGACAAAAATATCTCTTTATGTGCCAAATAAAAAATACTCCTTAAAATAGTACCCTTACTTTATCAATCTAAAAATAGTGTCAAGCGCTAGATATAGCGTGGCGTTTCGATTATGTGCCAATTCGGTGACAATCAAATTGACACAGTTAAAAGCACCTCTTGAATCTATGACCACTATCTACATTTTTTGCAGAATATTTGATTACAACAAATAGGAAAATAAATCTTCAATCTTCAATCTTCAATCTTCAATCTTCAAAGTATTCAATAACGTCTTCAACTTTACATTCAAAATAACGACATAAGGATTCAATCGCTTTTGTTGTCGTTGAATACTGATAACTCGGATTCATCATTTTAGACAAAGCAGTACGGTTTACATTTGCTGAATCTGCTATCTCTTGGAGTGTAATTTTACGACGCTCATTAAATTCTTTTTCTGCAATTAACTCTTTGATTTTAAATCTAATCACTCGATTTCATCCTAAAACAATTTAAAAAACACAAAATGTTCCTTATTTTATGGAAAATAAGCCATTATAAAAATGTGTTGATGAAATTCGAACGGTATTTGCTGCCTGAGTTTGGGCATTTACGCCTCGATGAAATTACACGCACACACGTTATTAAATTTCGTGCTTTAACCTGCGAACCGAAAAGGTCATCAAGAAATAAAAAACTAAGTAATGATTGGATTAATCATGTCATGACACCGCTTCGTGGGATTTTAAATGAGGCCGCTTTGCGTTATGAGTTTGCGACTCCGTTTATTAATATTAAACCGTTAAAAATTGATAAAACGCCCATAGAGCCATTTTCTCTGGCAGAAGTACAATATTTTTTATCAAACGTACGAGAGGATTTTCAAGATTATTATACTGTAAGATTCTTTACTGCGATGCGCACTACAGAAATTGATGGCCTTAAATGGCAGTTCGTTAATCTCGATCGACAAGAGATTTTATGCAAAAAACATTGGTCGATGGCAATGTAGAAACACCAAAAACATCAGCATCGTATAGAAGTATTCAGTTATCAAAGCCTGTCATTGCCGCACTTAAACGGCAATTGCTTGTGACGGGTCATCGGCCTTATGTATTTTGTAATGCCGAAGGTAATCCACGCGATCATCGAAATGTTACTAAACGCATCTGGTATCCAAGTTTAGCGTCTTTAAACCTTTACGCGTCATACTTGCGTCATACTTGCGGCACCCTTTGGCTTGCTGCAGGCGAAAGCCCTGAATGGATAGCCAAACAAATGGGCCACAGCACCACAAAAATGTTATTTGAAGTCTACAGCCGATATGTTCCCAATAATACCAAACAAGATGGCAGTGCCTTCAACCACACTTTTATCGAAATCCGATAAACCACTTTCTATCGAAATCCGTTAAATCAGCTTTTATTAAGAGCTCTTGAATACAGGGCGATTAAGTTCTAGATAAATGGCACGAGCAGAGTTGTCACAAACAAGAACTCCTCACTAAAACACCAATCTGAATTTTTGGAGTTCACCTAACACGTTTGTTTAGATTTAAATAAGCAAGTTAATATCGAGTACTCTTGCCCCTTGCTTCACTTTTCGCCAAGCAACCGAGCTCTATCAAAAGGCTAAATGACGCCAAGATATTGGCTTACTGAATTTCGCTACTTTATGAAATTGTGGCGTATTTATGCCTTGGTCAAAATCACCATCAAGTATTCGCTTAAGCACGTTTGTGAACGTTTCACATGAGGTATTTACAAAGTTTAAATGCTTACTGGCATTTTCTTACAACTTGCATAATAACTGACTGTGGCTGGCCAGTCTGAAAATATACCTATTATGCCTACTTGTTGTGCCAGTACATCAAGCACTTCCATCATCTTGCCGTCATTATTTATTACGTCAGCAACAGATTGGTAATAGTAACCACCACCATTGTTTAGTGGACCAGAACGCTCAAGGCTCCAAGCAATAATATCTAATCCCGCAGTTTTAGCTTCTAGCGCATAGCGTGAAGGTATAATGTTTGCATTTTTGTCTGTTGTTATGAGCATCCAAATTGGTGGCGCTATTATTTTAACCCCATCATTTGCCAATTCGACCATGCTTGGCTGCCATGTACTTGCCGTATTAGGGTCAAAATCTGCATCACTATCACGGCCATCTAGATATATACTTTTATTGGCAAATTCTGGGTTAGAATTGATCCAGTATTTTACATCCTCTAGATTAAACGATTGTGGATAAACACGCTCTGCAGGGACTCCCATTTGTGTGTATTCATCTAACATTTTTTGGGCGTACTGCGATTGTGTCATACCTTTAAAAGGCATAGAAACTTCAGGCGACTTAAGTTCAGGGGTCATTTTTACGCCTAGTTCTTTAAAAAGTGCAATACTTTGTTTGTGAGTCATGAGCGTGCCTGAGGTAGCGTATAAATCCGTGCGCCAGCTTGGCGTTCCTTTTAAATACTCTGAAACGCTAGTTGCTTCGGTGTTGGCCGCATCCATTTTACCGTCAAGTGTTAAAAACTCTGCAAGGCTTATATCACTAGTACAACATTTTGCAGTGGCGGGTATGCCGTTGTTAGGTTCTGCTGGGGTGAATGGTACACTGCATTTGGCTGCAAGCTCAGGAATAGCTAATATATTCGTTGTTGTGTGTAAGTCGCATTGGGAGTGACGACATACTAGTTCTTTATCCTTGGTAAAAGTCACATCGCATTCTAAAATGCCTGCGCCCATTCGAGCGGCTGCACTGTAAGATTCTTTAGTGTGTTCAGGGTATTGCATGGGTGCACCGCGATGACCAATCGAAAAGTCAGTACGATAAAAGTTAATATTTTCACACTCAGTTAAAGCTGTTTTTAAGGCTGATGGTTTCATTTCATCAATTAAATACAACGGCCGCGTACCTACTTTTGCTGTTATATAATTATTAGCCATGTTACAGCCACTTAGAGCGCTAATAAGGATTAATAGAACAAATGCTTTCATTTTTTAAAATTCAATATTAGTAATATAACTTACTAAATTTTATTCTTTTTTTGTTGCATTTGTATTAAAGAATTGAGGAGTTTAAACCAACCTATAGTCAGTTGCTGATGCGTTGAAAAACCATTGATTTCTATTCATTGTTTATGTACCAAAGGCAAACAATTCCCTGATAAACACTGGGCACATTTTTGTTTGGCGCAACTATACAAGCTTAGCTAGTAGACTGTACGCTGATGAGCGCCATGTTATTTGGTCTGCTTGAAGCAGTGCAGTTGTTAAACAGTTATCCTACCGTCCTTTGGTTGTGGTTGGTAAACTTTAATCATCGGCTTTAATCACATGCTGGTGCATCGGTATTGTTCAGGAGCTTCTATAACGCGGCTTACTTTTAGCTGTTTAACACATTTTATGCCTGATAAGTCTTTTGAGTATAATAAGTCGCTTAAGAATTTAACCATCCTGCGTCGCTCTAACGTGAGCGCCACTAAAAAATTAATGTTGTGATAGTACAAATCCATAACGTATTTTCATAAATCAAACAACTTGACAACCTCTCCAGAGTTAACCAATAAAAATGTATTTAACTGTTT includes the following:
- a CDS encoding CPXCG motif-containing cysteine-rich protein, whose product is MKNHKMQSISCPHCGHHVFVEIDTTCGDQDYYEDCSACCNPIHLNMHIDDLHHKIELHIDSDDEQVF
- a CDS encoding DUF445 family protein, whose product is MNKSLVTNLVTLLLVLCGYVFNQALLFSVGLFALSGAFTNWLAVHMLFEKVPLLYGSGVIPAKFEEFKAAIKTLIMEQFFTEENINKFMSEQNGHAHHFELTPIIEQVDLSPAFDSLVDVVQNSQFGGMLAMFGGTEALEPMKQPFVEKMKASMIEITQTDDFNELLKAQIAKPQVIGELQHKVATIIDARLLELTPQMVKEMVQQMIKAHLGWLVVWGGVFGGLFGLVANMI
- the cobO gene encoding cob(I)yrinic acid a,c-diamide adenosyltransferase; the encoded protein is MSDKETRHKERQEKLKQAVDTKIANAQTVKGLMIVITGNGKGKSTSGFGTVARGVGHGLKCAVAQFIKGNWECGERALLEKNGVEFHVMGTGFTWNTQDRIADTEAALAIWEKCEQMLQDESLDLVLLDELTYMITYDYVPLERVLTALRNRPFMQSVVVTGRAAHRELTEMADTVSEVRNVKHAFDSGVKALKGVDW
- a CDS encoding MATE family efflux transporter, which gives rise to MRFSPWEAKYLLRLAIPVFIAQVIQVLMGVVDTIMAGQVSPTDLAALSIATGLWIPVMLTLQGILLALTGIVAQHHGANDQNSIRQQFHQALYLAFGLTIVGFVVINWVSIPISYINMEPAVAAMSLDYINFVKFGLPAYLLFCTFRNVAEGKTLTKPALFISVLGLAVNIPANYIFIHGKFGMPTLGGAGCGVATAIVYWAMAAGMITYSYFSKKIDGRFLLKNPMKPDFPAIYSMFKMGLPISLATFFEVTLFACIPLFIASMGAVVVSGHQVAASVSTVLFMMPLSLAMAITIRVGNLAGQKNYSQMKQAIFTSFMLAIGISAIVASITFIGREFISGIYSDDPEVIILASSILVLACFYQLPDALQVAANGVLRGLKYTKPISYITFLSYWVIGFSLGYVLARTDLIVEPLGPHGFWLGIIVGLTIAAVLLITTVVKRLKNETYN
- a CDS encoding helix-turn-helix domain-containing protein, coding for MIRFKIKELIAEKEFNERRKITLQEIADSANVNRTALSKMMNPSYQYSTTTKAIESLCRYFECKVEDVIEYFED
- a CDS encoding adenosylcobinamide-GDP ribazoletransferase is translated as MSLRNQWSIFLIALGFLTRIPIGIVDFSPEKLNKASRYFALVGALIGLLCAAVFLTAHLVLSQEIAILLSMVVGFYLTGGFHEDGLADVCDGFGGGYTKIRKLEIMKDSRVGTYGSLGLFSALLLKFLLLNELADPAIALILMHTLSRTLASSIIFSAHYASADLISKTKPLANSMSLTSLLILLISTALILALSTFVYLTISNLVILILILVVLRSILIKWFEHHLDGYTGDCLGFAQQTSELLGYLTLIILLGTPDVR
- a CDS encoding DUF3080 family protein; translation: MKPITNVILLLLCLTGCSPSPSEDYNTYIKRLHNTLDFPAEPRNDIQAIKINLPPFATQNTNQFNILELAKINQCHLSQLIAQHNNQLGKTALPSLQLKYQIEFLKHSESCQNQLQDQEKIVNILAKVSLQKRQTIYAQFKHFLLTEAETKSLFTLSSQELINEEAAGLSDTLSALAILKEWDQALKLADVEHTNTDDLMLALTLLKQTQFSAKLILSMQKQIALNQQLTASLSNIDLAQFCPLGKSNPKVAIFSNIFTRFYLQNLQGYQAQLIGQFQQLKPYLSLLWHDENGHLIAAELSHIIGNSEITNLQSQLSLSAKKHVQWWQQFYQICKIAPK
- a CDS encoding riboflavin synthase, whose product is MFTGIVQTKASVVAITQSEGVKRLVLSVSGQYLRQLDIGASIAVNGCCLTVVHYELGMKDVVGQVHFDIIDETLRLTNLGELQQGHQVNLERSVTFGTELGGHIVSGHIHTTAKVQTIEHTGDNCFFYLTLEPKWLNYILHKGFVCVNGASLTVGDVTEQGFYLHLIPETLGVTNLGLLSEGSLVNIEVDQQTYTIVETIERYMKRHHS
- a CDS encoding glycerophosphodiester phosphodiesterase family protein, coding for MANNYITAKVGTRPLYLIDEMKPSALKTALTECENINFYRTDFSIGHRGAPMQYPEHTKESYSAAARMGAGILECDVTFTKDKELVCRHSQCDLHTTTNILAIPELAAKCSVPFTPAEPNNGIPATAKCCTSDISLAEFLTLDGKMDAANTEATSVSEYLKGTPSWRTDLYATSGTLMTHKQSIALFKELGVKMTPELKSPEVSMPFKGMTQSQYAQKMLDEYTQMGVPAERVYPQSFNLEDVKYWINSNPEFANKSIYLDGRDSDADFDPNTASTWQPSMVELANDGVKIIAPPIWMLITTDKNANIIPSRYALEAKTAGLDIIAWSLERSGPLNNGGGYYYQSVADVINNDGKMMEVLDVLAQQVGIIGIFSDWPATVSYYASCKKMPVSI
- a CDS encoding tyrosine-type recombinase/integrase — encoded protein: MQKTLVDGNVETPKTSASYRSIQLSKPVIAALKRQLLVTGHRPYVFCNAEGNPRDHRNVTKRIWYPSLASLNLYASYLRHTCGTLWLAAGESPEWIAKQMGHSTTKMLFEVYSRYVPNNTKQDGSAFNHTFIEIR
- a CDS encoding phage integrase: MKFERYLLPEFGHLRLDEITRTHVIKFRALTCEPKRSSRNKKLSNDWINHVMTPLRGILNEAALRYEFATPFINIKPLKIDKTPIEPFSLAEVQYFLSNVREDFQDYYTVRFFTAMRTTEIDGLKWQFVNLDRQEILCKKHWSMAM
- a CDS encoding DUF3718 domain-containing protein; translated protein: MKKSLLVVAACSFLVSLNAQAAADRFIAANNSKETRICMATASNRPIALIVALKEQSMSRKSANQYIRCNDTPLAVFARVYELNKTGHYLKYENVSSTYIKDITMTAGDSVVIAGSR
- the cobT gene encoding nicotinate-nucleotide--dimethylbenzimidazole phosphoribosyltransferase; this encodes MQTFQDIINHKTKPLGSLGKLEQLALQLATIQSSEKIAITQPQMLVFAGDHGIAAHNISIAPSAVTTLMVNNFLNGGAAINCFARTLGWQLKVIDCGILTDITHPSLIKSRLGQCTGDISKAPAMDKLQLDQAFSFCDDFIAQLARQGTNLLGFGEMGIGNTSPAAALCAALLKLPASQTIGAGTGINSSQLEAKLKLIECALARLTNLADLTPEQLLLELGGFEISHLVAAILAGFKHNMILLIDGFIVTAAALIAIKINPKCQENMVFAHCSMEQAHQKMLRSINAEPLLDLGLRLGEGTGAALALPLVLAAASFFNDMASFTEVGIEL
- a CDS encoding fructosamine kinase family protein; the protein is MWHTIAKQISENLNIDFVITHKEQLNQGAQTLAFKISDGQHHFFVKLNELNGLDQFEAESFNLTELTLHSTFFVPDCICTGITLDHSFIVLEWLTFSNQSTDNWQQLGEGLAQMHQKHEQAMFGWQQDNFLGKSIQTNRWHKRWDIFFAEQRIGWQLQLLHEKGLHFCDINEFIEITKHTLHNHVIEPSLLHGHLWRGNVGFVNHQAAVFDAACYYGDREVDLAMSELFGHFPADFYHAYQAHYPLSATASERKPFYQLYYLLNQANVFQGMYLTQAKSLIKQLIERN